From the Cucurbita pepo subsp. pepo cultivar mu-cu-16 chromosome LG05, ASM280686v2, whole genome shotgun sequence genome, one window contains:
- the LOC111795798 gene encoding FHA domain-containing protein FHA2-like, translated as MGTTGSDVEAGFAKLQGEDFEYYMQTYSIILGRNSKKSTVDVDLSSLGGGMNISRHHARIFYDFTRRRFALEVLGKNGCLVEGVLHLPGNAPVKLDSQDLLQIGDKEFYFLLPVRNILGASVGARSHLGHSGSAGAGPAVTGAVVPPHSHYNFHLAGSGGGAAAGTTGKKGKGREYYEEGYEDEDDIGGSSGKKFRRDGYGAGGSGGKVGFSGGMVSMDKKLDGRSRVEREADNQLLQEEKDVVSSVATVLSDLCGPGEWMPMEKLHSELVENYGSVWHHSRVRKYLKSEDRHGSEAKDKPWYGLLMLLRKYPEHFVINTRSKGRVTLEFVSLVSLLS; from the exons ATGGGCACGACGGGCAGTGATGTTGAAGCAGGGTTTGCGAAGCTTCAGGGCGAGGATTTCGAATACTATATGCAAACCTACTCCATAATCCTCGGCCGGAATTCCAAGAAATCCACCGTTGACGTCGACCTGTCCAGCCTCGGCGGCGGCATGAATATTTCCCGCCACCACGCTCGTATTTTCTACGATTTCACGAGGCGGCGATTTGCCCTAGAAGTGCTCGGAAAAAATGGCTGCCTCGTTGAAGGAGTTCTTCATCTGCCCGGAAACGCGCCGGTCAAGCTCGATTCTCAAGATCTTCTTCAGATTGGGGATAAGGAGTTCTATTTCTTGTTGCCGGTGAGGAATATTTTGGGTGCCTCGGTTGGGGCGAGGAGCCATTTAGGTCATTCCGGATCGGCGGGGGCGGGTCCTGCGGTGACCGGGGCGGTAGTGCCGCCGCATTCGcactataattttcatttggcTGGCTCTGGAGGAGGCGCTGCTGCAGGGACGACGGGGAAGAAAGGGAAAGGACGAGAGTATTATGAGGAGGGATATGAGGACGAGGATGATATTGGGGGAAGTAGCGGCAAGAAGTTCCGGCGGGATGGATATGGAGCTGGTGGTTCTGGTGGAAAAGTAGGATTTTCCGGCGGAATGG TTTCCATGGACAAGAAGTTAGATGGAAGATCAAGAGTTGAACGAGAAGCTGATAATCAGCTCCTCCAGGAGGAAAAGGACGTCGTATCATCGGTAGCTACCGTGCTGTCTGATCTTTGTGGCCCGGGCGAATGGATGCCTATGGAGAAACTCCACTCTGAG CTGGTCGAGAATTATGGCAGTGTTTGGCACCACAGTCGTGTAAGGAAGTACCTCAAATCAGAGGATCGGCACGGTTCTGAAGCCAAGGATAAACCATGGTATGGCCTGCTTATGTTGTTGAGAAAATACCCAGAACACTTTGTGATTAACACGAGATCCAAGGGCCGAGTAACGCTCGAGTTCGTCTCGCTCGTTTCACTGCTTTCTTAG